The following are encoded in a window of Cryobacterium sp. CG_9.6 genomic DNA:
- a CDS encoding ABC transporter permease — translation MASFITRRLIAAFFVLLAATFLMYILVALSGDPLQELREGNAPNKIQLMESLTARLNLDVPPVFRYFLWLGGVAGCFIGQCDLGVNVQGLPVLTLLQQAMGSTLQLVTGAQIIAIIVGLIVGITTALRQYSGYDYSVTFASFLFFSLPIFWVAVLLKQYTAIGFNDWLADPQIGIPLLIGISVVSGLLWMSLLGGAPRRRLITLAVATVSTGALLTYFELSNWFTTPSVGIVGVAVTAIATAVGITAISVGIKDSHALRGALVTAGLGIALYYPMTFYVFRGMSLPLFLGLAVGAIVVGGGIGYVLGGRDRWQSARTSAIVSLIVAAVIALDGFLLYWNAYFNSSRVNGRPMATIGSETPNLGGNFWIQGIDTFTHLLLPTIAIILISFASLTRYTRASMLEVMNQDYIRTARSKGLTQRTVVVRHALRNALIPISTVIALDLGALIGGAVITESVFGWSGMGQLFLNGLRAIDPNPVMAFFLITGLLAVVFNLIADLLYASLDPRIRVSS, via the coding sequence ATGGCTTCATTCATTACCCGCCGCCTCATCGCAGCATTCTTTGTTCTGTTAGCCGCAACGTTCTTGATGTATATCTTGGTGGCCTTGTCCGGGGATCCGCTTCAAGAACTTCGGGAGGGAAACGCACCGAACAAGATCCAGTTGATGGAATCGTTGACAGCGCGCCTCAATCTTGATGTTCCCCCCGTTTTTCGCTACTTCCTCTGGCTCGGCGGCGTCGCCGGGTGCTTCATTGGACAGTGTGACCTGGGAGTCAATGTTCAGGGCCTGCCCGTACTGACGCTCCTGCAGCAGGCAATGGGATCAACACTGCAGTTGGTCACCGGCGCCCAGATCATCGCCATCATCGTTGGGCTGATCGTGGGCATCACCACCGCTTTGCGCCAATACAGCGGTTACGACTACTCGGTCACGTTCGCATCCTTTCTCTTCTTCTCACTTCCCATCTTCTGGGTCGCCGTTCTGCTCAAGCAGTACACCGCGATTGGCTTCAACGACTGGTTGGCCGATCCACAGATCGGGATTCCCCTGCTCATCGGGATATCCGTGGTCTCCGGGCTGCTCTGGATGTCCCTCCTCGGGGGCGCACCACGGCGACGGCTCATTACCCTCGCGGTGGCGACCGTGTCCACGGGAGCGCTCCTCACCTACTTTGAGCTGTCGAACTGGTTCACGACGCCGAGCGTGGGAATTGTCGGTGTGGCCGTCACGGCCATAGCGACCGCGGTGGGAATCACGGCGATCTCGGTGGGAATCAAGGACTCCCACGCCCTGCGCGGCGCACTGGTGACGGCGGGTCTGGGGATTGCGCTGTACTACCCGATGACCTTTTACGTATTCCGTGGCATGTCGCTCCCGCTCTTTCTGGGCCTCGCCGTGGGTGCGATCGTGGTGGGTGGCGGTATTGGCTACGTGCTCGGCGGGCGTGATCGGTGGCAATCCGCACGAACGTCGGCAATCGTCTCCCTCATCGTGGCGGCTGTCATTGCGCTGGACGGCTTCCTGCTCTACTGGAACGCCTATTTCAACTCCTCGCGGGTGAACGGACGGCCGATGGCAACCATCGGCTCGGAAACGCCGAACCTAGGTGGTAATTTCTGGATCCAGGGTATTGATACCTTCACGCATCTGCTCCTTCCGACCATAGCCATCATCCTGATCTCCTTCGCCAGCCTGACGCGGTATACGCGCGCCAGCATGCTGGAGGTCATGAATCAGGACTACATCCGCACGGCACGTTCCAAGGGCCTGACGCAGCGAACCGTTGTGGTGCGACACGCGCTCCGGAACGCACTGATCCCCATCTCGACAGTGATTGCCCTAGACCTCGGTGCTCTCATCGGTGGCGCGGTGATCACGGAGTCCGTCTTTGGCTGGAGTGGCATGGGGCAGCTCTTCCTGAATGGCCTGCGGGCCATCGATCCCAATCCGGTGATGGCGTTTTTCCTGATCACCGGTCTGTTGGCTGTCGTTTTCAATCTCATTGCCGACCTGCTCTATGCGTCGCTTGATCCAAGAATCAGGGTGTCCTCATGA
- a CDS encoding ABC transporter permease — protein sequence MTVLNTAGGPSPALEPGEQTSIELRETIGLSQGQIVRKRFFHHKGAVISIVVLAFVIVLAFSSVGIHVWGFSTSGWWMWNWNATPPLINRGTPTLNLIPGEGFGIGPHPFGQDEIGKDIFALVMRGAQQSIMIMVLVGVVGTALGVLIGAIAGYYRGFADSVLMRITDVIITIPFLVIGAVVGRSVGGFGAVVLGIMLGFFAWTGLARLVRGEFLSLREREFVDAARVSGASDARIIFKHILPNSVGVIIVSATLLMAGAILAETALSYLGFGVQSPDTSLGVIVSQNQAAFGTRPWLFWWPGVFIIVIALTVNFIGDGLRDAFDPRQKKMPSPRALIKADARRVRASQRSK from the coding sequence ATGACTGTTCTCAACACCGCGGGAGGTCCGTCGCCGGCCCTCGAGCCCGGGGAGCAAACGTCGATCGAGTTGCGCGAGACGATCGGTCTGAGCCAGGGCCAGATTGTGCGCAAGCGCTTCTTTCACCACAAGGGTGCCGTTATTTCCATCGTCGTGCTCGCGTTCGTGATCGTGCTCGCGTTCAGTTCGGTTGGAATCCACGTCTGGGGCTTCAGTACGTCCGGATGGTGGATGTGGAACTGGAATGCCACGCCGCCCCTGATCAATCGTGGAACGCCCACGCTCAACCTCATCCCGGGTGAAGGGTTTGGAATCGGCCCGCATCCCTTCGGTCAAGACGAGATTGGCAAGGACATCTTCGCTCTCGTGATGCGCGGGGCTCAACAATCCATCATGATCATGGTGCTCGTAGGCGTGGTGGGAACCGCACTTGGAGTTCTGATCGGAGCCATTGCCGGGTACTACCGCGGCTTTGCCGACTCCGTGCTGATGCGCATCACCGACGTCATCATCACCATTCCGTTTCTCGTCATCGGCGCTGTTGTCGGTCGTTCGGTGGGCGGTTTTGGCGCGGTTGTGCTGGGCATCATGCTGGGCTTCTTCGCCTGGACGGGCCTCGCACGCCTCGTGCGTGGGGAGTTCCTCTCCCTGCGTGAGCGTGAGTTCGTGGACGCGGCTCGAGTATCGGGTGCCAGTGACGCCCGCATCATTTTCAAGCACATTCTGCCCAACTCGGTCGGAGTGATCATTGTGAGTGCGACCCTGTTGATGGCCGGTGCCATTCTTGCCGAGACCGCCCTCAGCTACCTTGGCTTTGGCGTGCAGAGTCCCGACACCTCACTCGGCGTAATCGTCTCTCAAAACCAGGCCGCCTTTGGTACTCGTCCGTGGCTGTTTTGGTGGCCCGGTGTGTTCATTATCGTGATCGCACTGACCGTGAATTTTATTGGAGACGGCCTGCGGGATGCGTTTGATCCGCGCCAGAAGAAGATGCCCTCGCCCAGAGCACTCATCAAGGCCGACGCACGTCGCGTGCGAGCGTCGCAGCGCTCAAAGTAG
- a CDS encoding PH domain-containing protein, protein MPTKSFEYRPVFGRFLTCAIAAVCLTGLIGLAITGSPVDLLRTVWLLALFTFVTYALFWRPKIVVSDHITVVNVFQTVVVEWPQIERIDTRFSLTLYTKERRISVWAAPSPGVRGSLAIERSDVANLNESAYGPGRSVRPGDSVSTASGQVAFVIRQRWEELRDADEIDFAIVGSPLVVTHWGTVATLSALLLASTLGILL, encoded by the coding sequence GTGCCTACAAAGTCGTTTGAATATCGTCCGGTCTTCGGCCGCTTCCTCACGTGTGCGATTGCTGCGGTTTGCCTCACCGGTCTGATCGGCCTGGCCATCACCGGAAGCCCCGTGGACCTGCTGCGAACGGTCTGGCTGCTCGCGCTGTTTACGTTTGTGACCTACGCACTGTTCTGGCGTCCCAAGATCGTGGTGAGCGACCACATCACCGTGGTGAATGTCTTTCAGACTGTTGTCGTGGAGTGGCCGCAGATCGAACGCATTGACACACGCTTCAGTTTGACCCTGTACACGAAGGAGCGTCGGATCAGCGTGTGGGCGGCACCGAGTCCGGGTGTTCGAGGCTCTCTGGCCATTGAACGCTCCGATGTCGCCAACCTCAACGAATCGGCCTATGGGCCGGGGCGCAGTGTGCGACCCGGCGATTCCGTGAGTACTGCGTCCGGCCAGGTGGCTTTCGTTATTCGCCAGCGGTGGGAGGAGCTTCGCGACGCGGACGAGATTGACTTCGCCATCGTTGGCTCCCCTCTGGTCGTAACCCACTGGGGCACCGTCGCCACTTTGAGCGCGCTGCTTCTGGCCAGCACGCTCGGCATTCTGCTCTGA
- a CDS encoding ABC transporter ATP-binding protein: MTETATPQTTSAVPSGALPEVVLEVSNLDVDFWVEGELYPASIQMNYEVRRGEVLAIVGESGSGKSTGTMALLGLLPQNARITGSIKLLDHELNGLPESELRKVRGNSVATIFQEPMTALNPVYTVGFQISEALRSHFDLSPAEAKSRAVELLTMVEMPTPELSYNKYPHQLSGGQRQRAMIAQSISCDPVLLVADEPTTALDVTVQAEILDLLRNLHKRLDSAIILITHDMGVVADLADRVLVMKNGFTVESGTIDEIFNHAKHPYTQQLLAAVPHLGQGLETSERTQVVRATDVKPVLDFAQVAIDYPKRGRIPAFRAAEEISLQVFPKEIVGLVGESGSGKTTLGRAAVGLLPIAEGTLISCGIDISRAKGKELRPLRRKAGIVFQDPASSLNPRMPIGESIGEPLYLSGEARGNELDTRVQHLLEQVELPTSYRNRFPHELSGGQKQRVGIARALALHPELLIADEPTSALDVSVQARFLELLQELQEKLGFACLFISHDLAVVDALAHRIAVMHKGKLVEQGTSDQILRSPQAAYTQRLISAVPVPDPAQQRARREARQLAKREQAAA; this comes from the coding sequence ATGACTGAAACCGCAACACCCCAGACCACCAGTGCTGTTCCCTCCGGAGCTCTTCCGGAGGTGGTTCTCGAGGTCTCGAATCTTGATGTCGACTTTTGGGTTGAGGGGGAGTTGTATCCCGCCTCGATTCAGATGAACTATGAGGTTCGGCGGGGCGAAGTCCTTGCCATCGTGGGTGAGTCCGGTTCGGGTAAAAGCACCGGGACCATGGCTCTTCTTGGCCTGCTTCCTCAGAACGCCCGGATCACCGGGTCGATCAAACTGCTCGACCACGAGCTGAACGGACTGCCCGAAAGCGAACTCCGCAAGGTGCGCGGCAACTCCGTGGCCACCATCTTTCAGGAACCCATGACCGCCTTGAACCCGGTATACACCGTCGGGTTTCAGATTTCGGAGGCGCTTCGTTCGCACTTTGATCTGTCGCCGGCCGAGGCAAAGTCGCGAGCGGTTGAACTCCTAACCATGGTGGAAATGCCCACCCCCGAGCTTTCGTACAACAAATATCCCCACCAACTGTCGGGTGGCCAGCGTCAACGCGCAATGATCGCCCAGTCGATCTCCTGCGATCCGGTGTTGCTGGTAGCGGATGAGCCCACGACGGCACTGGACGTGACGGTTCAGGCAGAGATCCTCGACCTGCTCCGCAACCTGCATAAGCGACTCGACAGCGCCATCATTCTGATCACACACGACATGGGCGTTGTCGCCGACCTCGCCGATCGGGTGCTCGTGATGAAGAACGGGTTCACGGTGGAATCCGGCACCATTGACGAAATCTTCAACCACGCGAAGCATCCGTACACCCAGCAGCTGCTGGCTGCCGTGCCTCATCTCGGTCAGGGCCTTGAGACAAGCGAACGCACACAGGTGGTGCGCGCCACCGACGTCAAACCGGTGCTTGACTTCGCACAGGTGGCCATCGACTACCCCAAACGCGGCCGGATTCCCGCCTTTCGAGCGGCCGAGGAGATCAGCCTTCAGGTCTTCCCGAAGGAGATCGTGGGCCTGGTGGGAGAGTCCGGTTCGGGCAAGACCACGCTCGGGCGCGCGGCGGTGGGGTTGCTCCCCATTGCCGAGGGCACCCTCATCTCGTGCGGTATCGACATCTCGCGTGCCAAGGGGAAAGAGCTGCGACCGCTCAGGCGAAAAGCCGGCATCGTCTTTCAAGACCCAGCGTCATCACTGAACCCGCGCATGCCGATCGGTGAATCCATCGGAGAGCCGCTGTACCTTTCGGGGGAGGCGCGCGGCAACGAACTGGACACCCGAGTGCAACATCTGCTGGAGCAGGTCGAGTTGCCCACAAGCTATCGGAACCGTTTTCCGCATGAACTGTCGGGTGGACAAAAGCAGCGGGTGGGCATTGCGCGAGCGCTCGCTCTGCATCCGGAACTGCTCATCGCTGACGAACCGACCAGTGCACTCGATGTCTCCGTGCAGGCCCGGTTTCTCGAGCTGCTGCAGGAGCTGCAGGAGAAGCTTGGTTTTGCCTGCCTGTTCATCAGTCACGACCTCGCCGTTGTCGATGCGCTCGCACATCGCATCGCGGTGATGCACAAGGGCAAACTGGTTGAGCAGGGCACAAGCGACCAAATCCTTCGGTCCCCACAGGCGGCATATACCCAACGCCTCATCAGTGCGGTTCCGGTGCCTGATCCCGCCCAGCAGCGCGCACGCCGGGAGGCCCGGCAGCTCGCGAAGCGAGAGCAGGCCGCCGCGTAG
- the typA gene encoding translational GTPase TypA: MAIATRNNLRNVAIVAHVDHGKTTLVDAMLKQTDSFADHSHVEERAMDSNELEREKGITILAKNTAVSYKGIHAKEGPITINVIDTPGHADFGGEVERGLSMVDGVVLLVDASEGPLPQTRFVLRKALEAKLPVILLVNKTDRPDARIDEVVAESQDLLIGLASDMADDFPDLDLDAVLDVPVVYASGRNGAASWNKPEDGTLPDNDDLEPLFDAILKHIPAPTYDDQHPLQAHVTNLDASPFLGRLALLRIFNGTIKKGQTVAWVQQDGTVSNVKITELLITKALDRYPTESAGPGDIVAVAGIENITIGETLADPDDVRPLPTITVDDPAISMTIGTNTSPLMGKIKGHKLTARMVKDRLDRELVGNVSLKVVDIGRPDAWEVQGRGELALAILVEQMRREGFELTVGKPQVVVKRVDGKIHEPYEHLTIDAPEEYLGAITQLLAARKGRMENMANHGTGWVRMEFIVPSRGLIGFRTQFLTDTRGTGIANAILHGYEAWAGTINTRTNGSIVADRSGAVTPFAIINLQERMSFFVQPTSEVYEGMVIGENSRADDMDVNITKEKKLTNMRQSSSDTFESMTPPKQLSLEQCLEFAREDECVEVTPAAVRIRKVELTAAARSRQVSRVKKLDGN; encoded by the coding sequence ATGGCGATTGCTACACGCAATAACCTCCGAAATGTTGCAATCGTTGCTCACGTTGACCACGGCAAGACGACGCTGGTCGACGCGATGCTCAAGCAGACCGACTCGTTCGCTGACCACTCGCACGTTGAAGAGCGCGCGATGGACTCGAACGAGCTCGAGCGCGAAAAGGGCATCACGATTCTCGCCAAGAACACGGCCGTTTCGTACAAGGGCATCCACGCCAAAGAGGGCCCCATCACGATCAACGTGATCGACACCCCCGGCCACGCCGACTTCGGTGGTGAGGTCGAGCGTGGCCTCTCCATGGTTGATGGCGTCGTTCTGCTCGTTGACGCTTCTGAGGGCCCGCTGCCGCAGACCCGTTTCGTGCTGCGTAAGGCACTCGAAGCGAAGCTTCCCGTTATTCTTCTGGTCAACAAGACCGACCGTCCTGACGCTCGCATCGACGAGGTTGTGGCCGAAAGCCAGGACCTCCTCATTGGCCTCGCCAGCGACATGGCCGACGACTTCCCCGACCTCGACCTCGACGCCGTCCTCGACGTGCCCGTTGTTTACGCATCCGGTCGTAACGGCGCCGCCAGCTGGAACAAGCCCGAAGATGGCACGCTGCCGGACAACGATGACCTCGAGCCATTGTTCGACGCGATCCTCAAGCACATTCCGGCACCGACCTACGATGACCAGCACCCGCTGCAGGCGCACGTCACCAACCTCGACGCCAGCCCGTTCCTCGGCCGCCTCGCGCTGCTGCGTATCTTCAACGGCACCATCAAGAAGGGCCAGACCGTGGCCTGGGTGCAGCAGGACGGCACCGTCTCCAACGTGAAGATCACTGAGCTGCTCATCACGAAGGCGCTGGACCGCTACCCGACCGAAAGCGCCGGCCCCGGCGACATCGTTGCCGTTGCCGGTATCGAGAACATCACCATTGGTGAGACCCTCGCCGATCCCGACGACGTGCGCCCGTTGCCGACCATCACGGTCGATGACCCGGCCATCTCGATGACCATCGGTACCAACACCTCGCCCCTCATGGGCAAGATCAAGGGCCACAAGCTCACCGCCCGCATGGTCAAGGACCGCCTGGACCGCGAGCTCGTCGGTAACGTTTCGCTCAAGGTCGTCGACATCGGACGCCCGGACGCCTGGGAGGTGCAGGGTCGTGGAGAACTGGCCCTCGCCATCCTCGTCGAGCAGATGCGCCGCGAAGGCTTCGAACTCACCGTCGGCAAGCCGCAGGTAGTTGTCAAGCGCGTTGACGGCAAGATTCACGAGCCCTACGAGCACCTCACCATTGACGCACCGGAAGAGTACCTCGGCGCGATCACTCAGCTGCTCGCTGCTCGTAAGGGCCGCATGGAGAACATGGCGAACCACGGCACCGGCTGGGTCCGCATGGAGTTTATCGTTCCGTCGCGTGGTCTGATCGGCTTCCGCACGCAGTTCCTCACCGACACGCGCGGTACCGGTATCGCCAACGCGATCCTGCACGGCTACGAGGCCTGGGCCGGAACGATCAACACGCGTACCAACGGTTCGATTGTCGCCGACCGCTCTGGCGCCGTGACCCCGTTCGCGATCATCAACCTGCAGGAGCGCATGTCGTTCTTCGTGCAGCCCACCTCTGAGGTGTACGAGGGCATGGTTATTGGCGAGAACTCACGCGCCGATGACATGGACGTTAACATCACCAAGGAAAAGAAACTGACCAACATGCGTCAGTCCTCCTCCGACACGTTCGAGTCGATGACACCGCCCAAGCAGCTTTCGCTTGAGCAGTGCCTCGAATTTGCTCGTGAAGACGAGTGTGTTGAGGTTACCCCGGCTGCCGTGCGCATCCGCAAGGTAGAGCTCACCGCAGCTGCCCGCTCGCGTCAGGTATCACGCGTGAAGAAGCTCGACGGCAACTAG